In Choloepus didactylus isolate mChoDid1 chromosome 6, mChoDid1.pri, whole genome shotgun sequence, one DNA window encodes the following:
- the LOC119537719 gene encoding LOW QUALITY PROTEIN: olfactory receptor 52K2-like (The sequence of the model RefSeq protein was modified relative to this genomic sequence to represent the inferred CDS: deleted 1 base in 1 codon) yields MSFCNNSVPQPLIFVLAGIPSLESSHGWFSVPFFLVFVITVIGNLTILCIIRVENSLHEPMFLFLAMLSVADLSLVSATVPHMLGIFWGVDAKEISFNACLMQMFFIPFFYVIESGILLAMAFDRFVAIWKPLRYTTILANNMLVKMALAILARALVVLIPAPILAKSLESFQTHTIAYSYCAYMAVVQIACGDISNHIVYGLMVIVASMGFDLFFIILSYGLRLHTVFLIPSWEARGKAISTCGSHLCVIALFYSPVVFSVLAQSLGFHMTPHLQIIIDNLYFLVPPMVNPLIYGVRTKQMRERVLQILHYLGD; encoded by the exons ATGTCCTTTTGCAACAACTCCGTTCCTCAGCCCTTGATATTTGTCTTGGCTGGAATTCCCAGCCTGGAATCTTCCCATGGCTGGTTCTCTGTGCCTTTTTTCTTGGTATTTGTGATTACAGTCATTGGAAACCTCACCATCTTATGTATCATCCGGGTAGAGAATAGTCTTCATGAGCCCATGTTTCTCTTCCTGGCCATGCTGTCAGTTGCTGATCTGTCTCTGGTCAGTGCCACTGTGCCCCACATGCTGGGCATCTTCTGGGGGGTGGATGCCAAGGAAATCAGCTTCAATGCCTGTCTCATGCAGATGTttttcatccctttcttttatgtCATAGAGTCTGGGATCCTCCTGGCCATGGCTTTTGACAGATTTGTAGCCATCTGGAAACCTCTGAGATATACAACCATCCTTGCTAACAACATGCTTGTGAAGATGGCACTGGCTATCCTGGCAAGGGCATTGGTAGTGCTGATCCCAGCCCCTATCCTGGCAAAAAGCCTGGAAAGCTTCCAAACCCACACCATTGCTTATTCCTACTGTGCCTACATGGCTGTGGTACAGATAGCCTGTGGAGACATCTCTAACCACATTGTCTATGGCCTCATGGTTATTGTGGCTTCCATGGGATTTGATCTG TTTTTTATCATTCTCTCATATGGATTGAGACTTCATACTGTCTTTCTGATACCATCTTGGGAGGCACGGGGCAAAGCTATCAGCACCTGTGGCTCTCATCTCTGTGTCATCGCTCTCTTTTATTCTCCTGTTGTCTTCTCTGTCCTGGCTCAGAGTTTAGGCTTCCATATGACTCCCCATCTACAGATCATCATTGACAACCTCTACTTCCTGGTGCCTCCCATGGTCAATCCCTTGATTTATGGAGTCCGGACCAAGCAAATGAGGGAGCGGGTGCTGCAGATCCTTCACTATCTTGGAGACTGA
- the LOC119538430 gene encoding olfactory receptor 52M1-like produces MGPANKSQISSNSFSLMGIPGLEHLHVWIGIPFCSMYVVAVVGNVTILAVVRAERSLHEPMFLFLCMLSVTDLVLSTSTLPRMLCLFWLGAHDIAFAACLAQMFFIHSFTAMESGFFLAMAIDRYVAICHPLHHATILTHSRIAIMGAAVVLRGVAFFSPHPILLRQLPYCGSRIIPHTYCEFMAVVKLACVDTEATKRYSLSVASVIVSCDGFFIAASYVLILRAVFRLPSREASLKALGTCGSHVCVILIFYSTVVFTFLTHRFGHNVAPQIRIFMANMYLLVPPFLNPIVYGIRTKKIRDHVLSSLRIKIA; encoded by the coding sequence ATGGGGCCAGCCAATAAATCTCAAATCTCTTCAAATTCCTTCTCTCTGATGGGCATCCCAGGTCTAGAGCACCTGCATGTCTGGATCGGGATTCCCTTCTGCTCCATGTACGTGGTGGCTGTGGTGGGGAACGTGACCATCCTGGCTGTGGTGAGGGCAGAGCGGAGCCTCCACGAGCCCATGTTCCTCTTTCTGTGCATGCTGTCAGTCACTGACCTGGTCCTCTCCACGTCTACACTGCCGCGCATGCTGTGTCTGTTCTGGCTTGGAGCCCATGACATTGCCTTTGCTGCTTGCCTGGCCCAAATGTTCTTCATCCACAGCTTTACTGCCATGGAATCGGGCTTCTTCCTGGCTATGGCCATTGATAGATATGTGGCCATATGTCACCCCCTGCACCATGCCACCATTCTCACCCACAGTCGCATTGCCATTATGGGAGCTGCTGTGGTACTCCGGGGCGTGGCCTTCTTTTCCCCACACCCCATCCTACTTAGGCAGCTGCCTTACTGCGGGAGTCGAATCATTCCCCACACCTACTGTGAGTTCATGGCTGTGGTGAAGCTGGCATGTGTGGACACAGAGGCCACCAAACGTTACAGCCTCAGTGTGGCCTCAGTCATTGTTTCCTGTGACGGCTTTTTCATCGCTGCCTCTTATGTCCTAATTCTCCGGGCAGTCTTTCGTCTTCCATCACGGGAAGCCAGCCTTAAAGCCCTAGGCACGTGTGGTTCCCATGTCTGTGTCATCCTCATTTTCTACTCCACGGTTGTCTTCACCTTCCTTACCCACCGCTTTGGTCACAATGTGGCTCCCCAAATTCGTATCTTCATGGCCAATATGTACCTTCTGGTACCACCTTTTCTCAACCCCATAGTTTATGGGATTAGGACCAAGAAGATTCGAGACCATGTCCTTAGTTCTCTGAGGATAAAGATTGCCTGA